GCGCTGGGATAATGCTGGAAGAGCAGGCATTTGGCTTTGAAATATTCTTCCATGTCTCCGTGGTAATCGAGGTGGTCCTGTGTGACGTTGGTGATTACCGCAGCGTCAAAGTTTAGTCCGCAGACTCGGTTCTGGTGCAGGGCGTGGGATGAAACTTCCATGACGGCAACATCCACGTCAGCCTTATTCATTTTGGCGAGCATTTCGTGCAACTGCCAGCAGCCGGGGGTGGTCAGCGGTGCTTCCTGTTCGAACCCGGGCCAGCGATAGCTGACTGTGCCGAGTACGCCCACCTTTATTCCGGCAGAGGAAAGAAGCTGTTCGATGAGGTAAGTTGTGGTGGTTTTGCCGTTGGTTCCGGTTATGCCGATCAGTTTGATTTTGGTGTCGCCGGTCTTAAAGTAGGTCATTGCCAATTCGCCCAGAGCTTCACGGGGGGAGGGGTGGGTGATCAGCTCAGCGGAATCGGTGAAAACTTCTTTCTCACAAATGATGTAGGCGGCACCGTTTTCAAGTGCCTGGGGTACGAAATCAGCACCATCACGCAAGGGCCCGGAGATGGCGACAAATACATCACCTTCCCGGACTTCCCGCGAATCTGTCTGGACCATCAACCCATCGCTAACCTTGGCGAGGAGTGCGTCCCATTTGGTTTTGTTCAATACTGTTTTCGACATAAAATTTTCCTTTAACTAAGAAACCCAGAGAACCATTTCCGCCTTCTTGTCTTCAGGCCATTTGTCGCCTGCGGCAGGAAGTTGTTTGGTTACAGTCATCCCCTGACCTTTCAGTTTGGGAACAAAGCCTTTCTGGACCAATATTTCAATTGCCCTGCGAATGGGCATTCCTTTCAAATTAGGAACCGTGTCCCCGGATGCGGTTATCTTTACCGGGGTGGCCCTCAATGCCTTTTGGGGCATCGCAGTAAAAGTCTGACCTGCGGCCATGACCGGTGTGGGCTTACGGTGCTCCGGCAGCTTGCCGTAATAGGCAAGGGTCTGGGTCATGATCTTTTTAACCGCCGGAGCCACAACTGTGCTGCCGTAGTGGTTCGGCTTGGGATCATCCACCATCATATAGACGATGTAATCCGGGTTGTATCCCGGAACCAGAGCCACAAAAGATGCTATGTATTCTGTGCCGTAGCCACCTTTGCTGTGTGCCTTCTGGGCGGTTCCGGTTTTGCCTGCAACGGTGGTTCCTCTGATTCTGGCTTTGCGTCCGGTTCCGTCGTCCTGCACAACTTCGCGCATCATGGAGAGTACTTTTTCAGCTACTTCAGCACTGAAAATGCGCTTGGGTGCTTCCTCTTGTTCGGAGTGGGGGTATTGCACTAGCTTAATCGGTTTTTCAAGCCCCTTATTGGCAAGAGTGAGATAACCTTTTGCCATCTGTACGGTGGTTACGCCAATTCCCTGCCCGAATGATATGGCGGCAAGGTCAATTTCATTCCACTTGGCGGCCGGGCGGATCAAACCTTTGCGGTCTCCAGGAATAGGCAGTCCGGTTTTGCTTCCGAACCCGAGATCGGAGATGAACTTATGGTAGTTCTGCGCTCCAAGTTCCAAACCTATCTTGGCACAGCCGATGTTACTGGAATAGCGCAGGATTTTGTGCACCGGCAGCCACCCTTCCTTATGGGTGTCTTTGATGTACTTGCCATTGATTTTCCAGCGTCCATTTTCACAGTCAAAGAGCTTTTCCGGGGTCACAACCTTGTGTTCCAGTGCCGCAGCCATGAGGAATGGCTTGAAGGTTGATCCCGGTTCGGCAACGTCGAGAGCCGCACGGTTCCTCCAGATATTGGGGGAGCTGGTGCGGAAAATATTTGGGTTGAAGCGCGGGCAATTGGCAAGGGCCAAAATATCACCTGTAGCTACTTCAACTATGATTGCGGAGCCTCTCTTACCATTGTATTTCTTTACCGATTCAGCCAGTGCGTTTTCAGTCACCGCCTGTAGGTGCGAATCAATGGTCAGGTGGATGTCCTTGCCGCGGACATCCATTTCACGGCCCATGGCATCGAGGTACAATCTGCGTCCCGATGCATCGCGCTGCACAACGAATTGCGCCTTGCGTCCTGCAAGACGGTCATTAAATTTCTTTTCAAGCCCTTCAAGTCCGTTACCGTCGATCCCGGAAAAACCCAGCAACTGTCCAGCCAGATAGTTGTTGGGATAGAGTCTGACATATTCCGTGGTCAGGTATACGCCGGCCAAGTCAGCTTTTATGATCTTTTGGGCGATGCGGTCATTAATTTGCCGTTTGATCCAGATAAAATTCGACTTTCTGGACAGTTTCTTTCTCAGCTTCGCTTTCGAAATACCGAGAATCTTTGAGAGCTTGTAAGCCGTGCCGTCCACATCGGTAACCTTGACCGGGCGGATGTAAACGGATGAAGATTCCACGCTGGTTGCCAGCAGGTTGCCGTTGCGGTCATAAATGGAGCCGCGTTCACCGCGTTCAAGCTCAGCCGCAAGGTGCTGGCGGGAGACCATGCGTGAGAGATCGGCTCCCTTGAACAATTGCAGCCATGCCGCCCTGCCCAAGAGACCTGTCCATACAAGGGCAAAAAGGACCATGACGAAGAGCAGCTTTGTTCTGCTCGCCTTCAGGCTTTCTTTTTTCCTTTTAGCCATTGTTTGGGGCTCCCTGTTTTATAACTATGGTTTCGATTTGTTCGCGGGTCTTCTTATCTGCCCTTGCGAGGTCGGTCCGAAACCGTATTTTTTTGCCAGCTCCCTCAATCTTATTGGAGAGAGCAGATTGTTTCTTTCTACCTCCAGCTTTGCGGCCAGAGCTTCCTGTTCATCGAGTTTTTTTTCCATGCGGATCAGGTCGTAAGCTTTGTCGACCCGCTCGATGTTCAGCCAGACCGAGACCAGCCCCAGTATGAGAGCCGATCCCATGGTCAGGGTTAGGGCCATGGCTATTCCCTTGGAATCAGCTTTCATGGCGGTTTACCCGTCCTCCCCGGTCCTTTCGGCTACGCGGAGTTTTGCGCTGCGGCTGCGGGTGTTGACCTCCATCTCTTCCTCGGTGGGAAGGATGGGCTTTCTGGTCAGCACATTCATCAGCTTAACCTTCCCGCAGGTGCACATGGGCTGCATGGGCGGGCAGTCGCAGTTTTGTGATTGGGCTTTGAAGGTCTTTTTTACAATCCGGTCTTCCAAAGAATGGAAGGATATGATCGCAACCCTCGCACCGGGATTAAGTCTTTCCGGAATCCGATCAAGGAAGGTTTGCAACTCTTCCAGTTCGGAATTCACGGCAATGCGCAACCCCTGAAATGTTTTGGTCGCCGGATGGGTCCGGGACAAGGCCCTGCGTTTGGCCGGATAAGCCTTCTCTACAATGGAGGCCAGTTGCAGGGTGGTCGTTATCTTTTTTTCTTCCCGAGCTGTGATAATCGCCTTGGCGATTTTCGAACCCAGTGGTTCTTCTCCGTACAGCTTAAAAATTCTGTTTAAGTCGGAGTACGAACCTTTATTAATAATAGAAGATGCCGGGGGCATGCCGCCTGCCGGGTCCATACGCATATCCAGCGGTCCGTCCTTGATGAAACTGAACCCGCGCTCGGCATGGTCCAGATGGAGGGAGGAAACGCCGAGGTCAAGAACAACCCCGTCAATTGTGTCCCAGCCCAGCTCATTAAGGGCAGCCTCAAACTTGCTGAAAGCAAGATGGAATCTGTGCGCGCGATCACCGAAAGGCGCAAGACGTTCTCCAGCCAGTTCGAGTGCCTGTTCGTCCCGGTCCAGCCCGGCCAGCTCGGCACTTTCGCCTGCGGCTTTAAGGATTGCACTGGAATGCCCGGCCATGCCGAGGGTACCATCAAGGTAGCGGCCTCCGGGTTTGGGAGCCAGCCAGTCAATGACTTCGTTCAGCAGAACGGATGTGTGGACCTGTTCAGGTTTTAATTTCTTGCTTTCCATAATTTCCTGATCCAAAACTATTGTCGGTTTTGACCGTAACTCTGGGGGGAGCAGGGGCAAACCAATGGCGGTTTTGAAAATCAAGTTTAAAAAATCAGTATGTAGATGCGTCAGTGGCGCGAAACAGCAAAAGACAGGCTAGAACGGGAGTTCAACTCCGCATTCAGCCAGTTCATCTGAGACATCATCAAAATCTTGTTCAAGCAGGGCTTCGAATTCCCGCTTGTCCCAGATCTCAAATCTGTCGCCGACTCCGGCAAGGACCACGTCCTTGTCCAGTTTGCCGCTTTTTCGCAGATAGGAAGGAATGGTGATTCTGCCCTGTTTATCGAGGCAGACTTCTTCGGAACCTGAAATGATTATTCGGATGAAATTTCTGAGTTTCCGGCTGGGGCTTTTGATACTTGTGAGTTTTTCTTCAAGTACTGCCCAGTCCGGTGGTGTGAAGCCGACTATATTTCCTTCGAAAATAGTCAATGTCACGCAGCCGTCCGGGGAATCAGAATATACCTGATCCCGGTACTCCGGTGTAAGCATCAGTCTGCCTTTGGCATCCATGCTGCGATGTGCGTGACCTCTGAACTTCATTTTTCTACCACTCAATCACACAGATTTACCACCAATTCCCCCCGTCTCACCACCTGTGTGTGAAAATAGGGAAAAAGTCAAGGCCCCTCAGTGAAATAACAGGGTCGAAAACAGGCTGTTTTCAATGGTTCAGAAGGTTTTTGCCAGTTCTAAAAGCTTATATATACGGAGTTTAGAAAGAATTAAGAAATGAACAAAAAAAGTTTATCTTTTTTTTAAAAATAATAGATAAAAATTGGAACCTGTCAGACACAGACTTCACGAATATGCATATGAATGCTATAGGGCAATTGAAAACGAAAATTCAGTCCCCTTTTTTTTAGTAAGATCCCGCAGGGGTGAATATGGGGTAGGAATCTTGAATTCTGTACAGACAGCTACTTGTTAAATCTAACTGTTTCAGTCGTTTATAAGTGATGGGGATAAGGTTGAACTATGAATGCAAAAGGTAGAATGGATGTTCCCGATGGTTTGAACGAGGAATATTACCAGATCAGTCCCGATATTCTTCAGAGTTTCAATAAGTTCAGGCCGCCTCTCGATATTTTTATGTTCATGGAGGATGTGGGCCGAATCGCACCTTATTACAAAGTGGGGGGGAGGCTTAGCAAGGAGCAGATCGAGCAGCTTGGCAAGCTGGTTAAGGATGGCTTTATCTTTGTTTCCCGCAAGGACCATCCGGTATACGTAAAGCACATAGCTTATCAGCTGGACCTCGTGCTTATCGATCGCAATCTCAAGGAAAGTGAGATTGCGGATATTTTTATGGAAGCGCTGACCATGCGTATGAGTGAATTTCTGGACCAGCCTGTTGCGGCTGTCATGGATAAGATTTGGTCAGATCTGATGGTCCTTACTGAATACTTGTGGAACGACCCGTACCGTATCAAGGCTCTTGCTAAACGGTTGCACAAGGAACATACGCTTGCTCAGCACAGCGTGAATTGTGGTGTGCTCGCTTTGGCTATTTTTATCCGCATGAAAGGGAAGAATTTTTCCAGCGGGGATATCAGCCGCACCCATTTTGATCGTCTTACCGCCGGATTTTTCCTGCATGATCTGGGTATGAGCAAGATCCCCCTGTTTATTCGTGAAAAGCCCAAGCCACTGACCACGGACGAACGTCAGAAAGTGGATAAGCATCCCATGCTTGGCTATGAAATGCTTAGCAAACTTGATCTCAAATACAAGGAAATTGAGGCTTGCGTCATTGAGCATCACGAACGGCTGAACGGTAAAGGATATCCCCAGAAGAAATCGGGGCGCGAGATTAGCCAATTAGGCCGGATTATCGCCGCAATAGATTCTTACTGTGCTATGATTACCAAGCGTCCCTTTGCAGAAGGCATAGATCCGCTCAAGGCCGCTGCTGCGATTTCACAAGACAAGGCTTACGACCCGGAAGTAACCAAGAATATTCAGGCTTGGGCACTTACTTTGAAGAAATAGATTTATTTCATAAACAATAGAATAGGCCCTGTTTCCATAAAGAAAGCAGGGCCGTTTTTTTATATGATGACAAATTGTTATACGAAGCGGGGAAGCCGAACTAAAAAAGTTTGGGATTCTAGCATTAGCTCTTAGGCGAGCGGTCTTCCGCGAGTCTTAGAGATAACGACAGTGGAACAAACCCTTTTCAAAGGGTTTTAGCCGCCGGAGGCTTTAAAATTGCTGAACCAGATCGCGGGTGACTTCGCGGTATACATCGCTGAGCAGCACCACGCCGATGATGTTCCCGCCTTCCTGCACCAGTGCCCAGGTTCTTTTCTTTTTGCGGAAAATTTCTAATACAACCAGCATGGGGTCAGTGGGCTTGAGAATAGCAACATCTTCCTCAATGTGATCATCAAGGGCGGCGGAGCAGCATGCTGTTCCGGCTCTTTTAAAGGCCCGGTCCCAATCCGCTTCTTCGGTCAGGGTTAGGTCTTCATCTTTGAGTACCAGATCTTCTACCGCCTTAAGCATGGTCCATATGGATACCACTCCACGCAGGGAGCCGTTTTTCTTTTTAACCACCACAATATGGTTGTCCGGTGCTTCCTTCATGCTGTCCCGGAGAGAGCGTACCGCCTCGGAAAGGCTTGCGGATTCAGCAATTGTGGAAAATTCTTCATTCATTATATCCCATGCTCTTTTTCTCAGCAGCATCGACTTCTCCTTTTGAACAGTCCTGTGGTTAGCGGTCAGACTGCTGATAAAGCACCATCTGCGTTGTTGCTGCGAAAAATATTGAAACTCACGTATGTCTAACTACACTTCGTTCCATTATTTTTCTTGCGCCTAGCATCTGGAATTTTCTTAGCAATCTGATGATTTTGACTTTGTCAGCAATCTCTAGTCTTTCACAATAATTAAACCATATTTCCGGGTTTCACGCAAAGGTGGATTATTCAAAGTCCGCCAGCAGCG
This DNA window, taken from Marinifilum sp. JC120, encodes the following:
- a CDS encoding PASTA domain-containing protein codes for the protein MAKRKKESLKASRTKLLFVMVLFALVWTGLLGRAAWLQLFKGADLSRMVSRQHLAAELERGERGSIYDRNGNLLATSVESSSVYIRPVKVTDVDGTAYKLSKILGISKAKLRKKLSRKSNFIWIKRQINDRIAQKIIKADLAGVYLTTEYVRLYPNNYLAGQLLGFSGIDGNGLEGLEKKFNDRLAGRKAQFVVQRDASGRRLYLDAMGREMDVRGKDIHLTIDSHLQAVTENALAESVKKYNGKRGSAIIVEVATGDILALANCPRFNPNIFRTSSPNIWRNRAALDVAEPGSTFKPFLMAAALEHKVVTPEKLFDCENGRWKINGKYIKDTHKEGWLPVHKILRYSSNIGCAKIGLELGAQNYHKFISDLGFGSKTGLPIPGDRKGLIRPAAKWNEIDLAAISFGQGIGVTTVQMAKGYLTLANKGLEKPIKLVQYPHSEQEEAPKRIFSAEVAEKVLSMMREVVQDDGTGRKARIRGTTVAGKTGTAQKAHSKGGYGTEYIASFVALVPGYNPDYIVYMMVDDPKPNHYGSTVVAPAVKKIMTQTLAYYGKLPEHRKPTPVMAAGQTFTAMPQKALRATPVKITASGDTVPNLKGMPIRRAIEILVQKGFVPKLKGQGMTVTKQLPAAGDKWPEDKKAEMVLWVS
- the rsmH gene encoding 16S rRNA (cytosine(1402)-N(4))-methyltransferase RsmH, with translation MESKKLKPEQVHTSVLLNEVIDWLAPKPGGRYLDGTLGMAGHSSAILKAAGESAELAGLDRDEQALELAGERLAPFGDRAHRFHLAFSKFEAALNELGWDTIDGVVLDLGVSSLHLDHAERGFSFIKDGPLDMRMDPAGGMPPASSIINKGSYSDLNRIFKLYGEEPLGSKIAKAIITAREEKKITTTLQLASIVEKAYPAKRRALSRTHPATKTFQGLRIAVNSELEELQTFLDRIPERLNPGARVAIISFHSLEDRIVKKTFKAQSQNCDCPPMQPMCTCGKVKLMNVLTRKPILPTEEEMEVNTRSRSAKLRVAERTGEDG
- the mraZ gene encoding division/cell wall cluster transcriptional repressor MraZ yields the protein MKFRGHAHRSMDAKGRLMLTPEYRDQVYSDSPDGCVTLTIFEGNIVGFTPPDWAVLEEKLTSIKSPSRKLRNFIRIIISGSEEVCLDKQGRITIPSYLRKSGKLDKDVVLAGVGDRFEIWDKREFEALLEQDFDDVSDELAECGVELPF
- a CDS encoding HD domain-containing protein, with the protein product MDVPDGLNEEYYQISPDILQSFNKFRPPLDIFMFMEDVGRIAPYYKVGGRLSKEQIEQLGKLVKDGFIFVSRKDHPVYVKHIAYQLDLVLIDRNLKESEIADIFMEALTMRMSEFLDQPVAAVMDKIWSDLMVLTEYLWNDPYRIKALAKRLHKEHTLAQHSVNCGVLALAIFIRMKGKNFSSGDISRTHFDRLTAGFFLHDLGMSKIPLFIREKPKPLTTDERQKVDKHPMLGYEMLSKLDLKYKEIEACVIEHHERLNGKGYPQKKSGREISQLGRIIAAIDSYCAMITKRPFAEGIDPLKAAAAISQDKAYDPEVTKNIQAWALTLKK
- a CDS encoding CBS domain-containing protein, which produces MLLRKRAWDIMNEEFSTIAESASLSEAVRSLRDSMKEAPDNHIVVVKKKNGSLRGVVSIWTMLKAVEDLVLKDEDLTLTEEADWDRAFKRAGTACCSAALDDHIEEDVAILKPTDPMLVVLEIFRKKKRTWALVQEGGNIIGVVLLSDVYREVTRDLVQQF